The following DNA comes from Geothrix edaphica.
CGGCCTCGGCCCGGGCCTGCCGGAGCAGCTCCACCACCTCGGCCTCGGCCCCGCCCTCGATCCGCAGGGCCAGCTTCACGCCCCGGCCGCTGGTGGCCTCCAGCAGGGTCTCCAGCTGGCCCAGCAGGCGGAAGCCCCCTTCCCGGTTCTGGGGGCGGGCCGCGGGCAGGATGAGGAAGTCCGGGGCCAGGGCCGCGTGGAGGGCCGCCAGGGCCTCTTCCACCGGGGCCTCGCCCGGCAGGTCGATGGCGTGGACCGCCAGCCCGCGGCGGACGGCGGCCGGCCACTCCGGATGCAGCCGGCCCTCCCACCGCAGGGTCACGGGGGCGAAGGGGAACCAGGACCCGGGAGCAAAACTGGATGGAATCTGGGGCACGAACCGCATCGGCTTATCATGGAGCAATGGAGGCGCCATGGGCCGCATTTTCACCCTCGACGAAGCCCGGGCCCTGATGCCCCAGGTGAAGGCGGTGACGGAACCTGTCTACACACTGGCCGCGAGCCTCGCCGAGGAACTCACCCACGCCGAGGAGGCGCAGGACGAGCGCCGGGCCGAGGAGCTCCGCGACCGCCTGCAGACCCTGGTCAAGTCCTGGCAGCAGAGCATGCAGGACCTGGAGGCCGACGTGAAGGGCCTGTGGCTCGTGGATTTCGATTCCGGCGACGGCTACTGGTGCTGGGCCTATCCCGAGGAGGCCCTCGACCACTGGCACAGCTACGAAGGCGGCTTCCGCTCCCGCGTGCCCGCGGATCAGCGGCCGGGCGTGCAGGCCTAGGGGATGCCGAAGCCCCTGCCTGCGAAGCGCATCGAGCCCACGGCCCCGCCCGGCGATTTCCGCGTGGCGGTGCTGGCGGTGGTGGCGCAGATCCCGGAGGGGTGTCTGGCTTCGTACGGCCAGGTGGCCCTGCTCGCGGGTTTCCCCCAGCGCCCGCGCCAGGTGGGCATGGTGCTGTCGGGCCTGCCGGAAGGCACCGACCTGCCCTGGCATCGCGTGGTGAACACGCGGGGCTACGTGCCCAGCCGGGGCCGCTGGTGGGGCGCCTTCGAGCAGATCGGCCGCCTGCGCGACGAGGGCATCGAGGTGGACGACCAGGGCAACCTGGACCTGGAGGCCCATCGGTGGGACGGGGTGGAGCGCAAGCCGAAGGTCGCCGCCAAACGCCCCGGTGCCCGGAAAAAAGCCTGATTCCGGCGCCCCCCGGGCCGCCCTTCCCGCGCCAGGCCCGGGCCCGCTCAGGTACACTGGGGGGGCGGAGGGCTCCATGAAGGTGCGTGTGTCGGTGCAGTTGAAGCCGGGGATCCTGGATCCCCAGGGCAAAGCGGTGGAGCAGGGCCTGCACGGTTTCGGCTTCGAGGTGGAGCATGTCCGCATCGGCCGGCTCATCGAGCTGGACGTCCCGGGGACCGACGTCGCCGAGGTGAAGGCCAAGGCCCAGGCCATGTGCGACAAGCTGCTGGTCAATCCCGTGATGGAGAAGGCCTCCATCGAGGTGTTGTGATGCGCGTGGCCGTCCCGGTCTTCCCGGGCTCCAACTGCGACCACGACGCCCTCCACGCCTGCGGCACGGTGATGGGCTGGGAGACGATCCCCGTCTGGCACCAGGAAACGCGGCTGCCCGAGCACACCGACCTGGTCTTCGTGCCCGGCGGCTTCAGCTACGGCGACTACCTGCGCTGCGGCGCCATCGCGGCCCTGGCCCCCATCATGGCGGATGTGAAGCGCCACGCGGACAACGGCGGCCTGGTGCTGGGGGTGTGCAACGGCTTCCAGATCCTCTGCGAGGCCCAGCTGCTGCCCGGCGCCCTGCTGCGGAACGAGTCCCTGCGCTTCATCCACGCGGACGTCCACCTGCGCGTGGAGCGGACGGACCTGCCCTTCACCCGCGCCATGAAGGCCGGCGAGGTGTTCCGGGTGCCCATCGCCCACGCCGAGGGCAACTTCACGCTGGACCCCGCAGACCTGACGGACCTGGAGGCCCGGGGCGGCGTGGCCCTGCGGTACTGCTCGGCCCAGGGCGAGATCGGCGCGGACCACGTGCCCAACGGCGCCATGAACGGCATCGCCGGCATCGTGAACGTCCGGGGTAACGTGCTGGGCATGATGCCGCACCCCGAGCGGGCCGTGGACCCCAAGCTGGGCCCCACGGGCGGCCTGGGCATGTTCCGGAGCCTGGAGGCGGCCTTCAGCAGGGCCTGAGCCGGGGCCTTGCGGGTGCCATGGAAAAAAATCAGCCTTGGCTTGTGAAAATTTCATGCCTTGGAAAAAGTTTTCCTGTCATCCTTCCGGATAGCCCCGATGGGCATGCCTGTTTATTCCTGAGCCATGAGCGAATCAGAAGCCAAGAACCTCCAGACCTACACCAGCGGGCCCCTCCGCCTGGCCGTCCTCAAGCGGGATCCCGTGCCCGCCAAGCTCCTGCCCGCGCGGGATGCGTGGACGCTGCTCCAGCCCACGCATGCGGTGCGCGTCTGCACCAGCGAGGACCGTGAGGAGGGCGTCATCCGCTCCGGCGACCTGGCCCTGCTGCTGCCGGGCTTCGGCCACACCCTGAAGCGCCACCACGCGAACGCGCCCTTCGGCTTCACGGCGCTGTTCATGGAAGGCCCCTTCCCCGAGCCGCTGCTGTCCTCCCTCCAGAACCCGCCACGGAAGTGGCAGGAATCCAGCTTCGCCGTGCTGCGCAGCCTCAGCCTCAAGCAGCTGTTCAGCATCTTCTCCCAGGAGCTGGCGAATCCCGATGGCGTGCAGCTCATGACCCGGGAGCTCTTCCTCATCCTGCTGGGCGCGGAGCTCTCCCGCCTGACGGAGAAGGAGGACCGGGGCCGCTTCCCCTACCGCCTGAACCGCTCAACCCTCCAGCTGGTGCTGGACCACATGGAAGTCCACATCGGCTCCAAGAACAGCGTGCCCGAGCTGGCCACCATGGCCCGCTGCACGCCGGACCACTTCATCCGCCTCTTCCGCGAGGCCACCAGCACCACCCCCCACCAGTACCTCATCGAGCGCCGCCTCCAGCGGGCCGTGACGCTGCTGGCCAACGGCGAGCGCCCCAGCGACGTGGCGAAGATCCTGGGCTTCTACGACGCCAGCGCCTTCACCCGCGCCTTCAAGCGCCGCTTCGGCGTCCCCCCCAGCGAGTACGCGCAGGAAGCCTACGACCGGCAGTTCCCCAAGAAGTAGGGCGAAGCCCCTGCTGAGAAAAAGGGCGCCGGATGGCGCCCTTTTTCTCAGCTAGGACAAAAGCCTACTTGGCGACCTTTTCCGTCACGGTCTTGGCCTTCTGGGCGCCCTTGGTGGTGCCCTTCTTAGACTTGGCCTTGGCCTTGTCGGCGCCGGTCTTGGCGGCGCCCTCGCCCTTGGCGGTGGCGGCCTTCACGTGTTCGCCGGCCACGGGCACCGCCCCGGCCTTGGCATCCGCCTTGGCCTTGGCGTCCGCAGCCTTCTTGTCGGCCTTGGCCTTGGCCTCGTCAGCCTTGGTGTCCACCTTGGCCTGGCCCTTGTCCACCGCGGCATTCGCGGCGCCCTTCAGATCGTCCTTGCCGGGAACCTGCGCCACGAGCGCCAGCGAAGCACCCAGCATCAATGACAGAACCACTCTCATAGAAACCTCCACTGAGGACTTAGGACCGAGGACTGCCCCCTAGGGCTTGCACACTTTGCAGGCCTTGTAGCCGGCCTTGTCGGCTTCCGCCGCGGAGGCGAAGGAGGTCTTGTTCGCTTCCTTCATCTTCGAGGCGAGCTTGCAGTCGGCGCGGTGGTAGATCTTGGAATCCTTGTTGGCGATGATGGCAGTGGAGGTCGCCGCGGCCTTGGGGGTGGCGGCCTTCGCAGCGGCGGCCGCAGCGGGGGCGGCCATGGGAGCGGGCTTCGCGGCGGCGGGGGTCGGCGCGGGAGCGGGAGCCGGCTTCGCGGCAGGCGCAGGGGCGGGCTTGGCCGCAGGCGTGGGAGCGGGCTTGGCGGCCGCAGCCTTGGCCTCGGCAGCCTTCTTCTCGGCTTCCGCCTTCTTGGCTTCCTTCTCGGCCTTCTTCTCCGCCTTCTTCTCGGCCTTCAGCTCGGCAGCGGTCTTGGCGGCGGCGGGCTTCGCAGCGGCGGCGGCCTTGGTATCCGCGGCCTTCTTCTCGGCTTCCGCCTTCTTGGCCTTCTTCTCGGCCTTCTTCTCCGCCTTCAGTTCGGCGGCGGTCTTGGGTTCGGCGGGCTTGGCCTTGGGCTCCTGGGCCACGGCCACCATGGAGGCAGCCAGCAGGAGGGCGAGCAGGGCGCGGTTCATGAGTTCTCCTTGAAAGGGTGCCCAAGCGTGCGCTTCGGGTCTTTGGCTGTCAACGAGATGCCAGGCAGGACGGCGCGAAGCGGGGCGGACGGCGGGCCTTGGAGGCCTGCTCGAAGGCATAGGCCAGCTTCAGCAGCGTGCCCTCCTGCCAGGGCGCGCTCACGAAGGACAGGCCCACGGGCAGGCCCGAGGCGAACCCCGCCGGCACGGTGATGTGCGGGCAGCCCGCCACGGCGGCGGGGCTGGAGAAGCTGAGGCTGGAGCTGTCGCCGTTGAGGTGGTCGATGAGCCAGGCGGGCCCGCCCGTGGGCGCCACGATGGCCTGGGCCGCATGCTTCTCCAGCAGGCCCAGGATGTCCTTCCGGGCCTGGGCGCAGGTCTCGAGGGCCTTCCGGTAGGCGGGATCCGTGAGGGGTCCCTTGGCCTGGGCCTGGACGAGGATCTCCTGGCCGAAGAAGGGCATCTCCCGCGCCTTCTCGCGCTCGTCGAAGGCCATCAGCGTGGCCAGATCCCTCACCGCCCCGCCCCGGCCGCCCAGGTAGGCGCTGAGACCCGCCTTGAACTCGTAGAGCAGCACCTCGAACTCGGCGTCATCGTAGGCGGCGGACTTCAGCTCCACCTCCACGAGCACGGCCCCGCGGGCCTTCAGCAGGCCGAGGGCGGGCTGGAGGACGGCATCCACGTGGGCATGGACGCCCAGGAGGTTCTTTGCCACCAGCAGGCGCGCCCCCTTCAACCCCTCATCGGCGAGGAACTGGGTGTAGTCCTTCTCCCGGCGGGCGCCGGGATCCCCGGTGGCCGCGTCCTTCGGATCGGCGCCGACCAGCGCGTTCAGCAGGAGGGCCGCGTCGCGCACGGTCCGCGCCATGGGCCCGGCCGTATCCTGCGTGGCGGAGATGGGGATGATGCCGCTGCGGCTCACCAGGCCCACGGTGGGCTTCAGGCCCACGAGGCCGTTGGCATTGCTGGGGCTCACGATGGAGCCATCGGTCTCGGTGCCCACGGCCACGGCACAGAGGCTGGCCGCCGCCGCCGCGCCCGAACCCGAGCTGGAGCCGCTGGGGCTGCGGTCCAGGGCGTAGGGGTTCCGCGTCTGCCCGCCCCGCCCACTCCAGCCGCTGCTGCTGCGGGTGGAGCGGAAGTTCGCCCACTCGCTGAGGTTCGTCTTGCCCAGGATCACGGCTCCGGCCTCGCGCAGCCGCTTGACCACGAAGGCGTCCTCCTTCGGCGGAGGTGCGTCCGCCAGGGCCAGCGAGCCGGCCGTGGTCTTCATGCGGTCCGCGGTGTCGAGGTTGTCCTTGATCAGCACGGGAATACCGTGGAGCGGCCCGCGCACGTTCCCCGCCTTCCGCTCCGCATCCAGCGCCTTGGCGATGGCCAGGGCGTCGGGGTTCAGCTCGATCACGGCGTTCAGCTTCGGCCCGGTCTTGTCCAGGGCCCGGATGCGCGCCTGGTACCGCTTCACCAGCTCCACGGCCGTCCAGCGGCCCGCCGCCATGCCGGCCTGGAGGCCATCCACCGTGGCCTCCTCCAGCACCAGGCCCTTCTGGGTGGAAGCCGCCTTCAGGTCGCCCCCCACCAGCGCCGCCGCGCCCGCAGCCAGCCCCGCGCCCAGGAAGGCACGGCGGTCGAAGGTCATGGAATCGTCTCGATGCGGCATGGGTCATTCCCCGGAGGTATGTGGAGGATCTTAACCCCGGTCGGCCGCCGGTCCCCGCGGCGCGTTCGCCGATCCGCGTCCGCGCCGGGGATCAGGCCGGCCGATCCTGGGATTGTCGGAGGCTTCCATGACCGCGTTCCTGCTCTGGCTCATCCTGCTGGTGGTCTGCTGGCCGCTGGCGCTCCTGGCGCTGGTCCTCTACCCGCTGATCTGGCTGCTGCTCCTGCCCTTCCGGCTCCTGGGCTTCGCCGTGGAGGGGGCCTTCGGGCTGGTGAAGGGGCTGTTCCTGCTGCCGGCCCGGCTCCTGGGTGGCAACAGGCTGGCGTAAGGGCCGACGGGAGCGGATATTGGGCTACGAACGCGGCCCACCGGGGCGCGGCCACGCGAACGGGAGGGACCCATGGAACTCTACCTGGACCCCAAGGAAACCGAACTCCTCATACGGCTCCTGGATCGCAGCCTCGAAGAGATCCAGCGGGAGATCAACCACACCGACCACGCCGCCTTCAAGGCCGGCCTGAAGGTGGACCAGACTCTGATGCACGGCATCCTGGCCAAGCTGAAGGCCCCGGCAGCCATGGGGATCTGAGTCTTCGGACGAGCGTTACTTGGGTACGTTTTCAGGCTCTGGTTTCGGGGCCGGTTCGGGCTTGGGGACAGGCTCGGCCTTGGCTTTCGGTGCCGGTTCGACCTTGGCTTTGGGTGTCGGCTCGGCCTTCGGGGCGGGTTCAGTCTTGGCTGCGGGTGCGGCTTCGGGCTTGGTGGCGGGCTTGGCCGGCTTCGCCTTGGCCCCCTTGAGGCTGGCCACCCGCTGCTGGGCCTCCCGGGCCTTCACGCGGGCCTCGGAGGCCTTTTCGGCGGCCGCCTTCGCTTCGGCCTCTGCGGCCTTGGCCCGGGCCTCCGAAGCCCGGATCTGAAGGTCCGCCGCGCGGGTCTCCGCCTCCTTGGCCTTGGCCGCAGCCGCCTTGGACTGCGCTTCCGCCTTGGCAGCGCCGCTCTTCAGGCGCTCTGCCGAAGCCTTGGCGCGCTTGGCTTCCGCCTCCAGACGGGCGGCCTCGGCCCCCGCGGCCGAGGGCCGTGCCTTCACGGCTTTCGGCGGCACGCCGGTGGCGATGAGCGATGAGGCCAGGAGCAGCAGGATGGGCAGGCGCATGGAACCCTCGGGGGAAGGTCCTCAGAATTTCCGGGCAAATCCCGCCTGTCAACCCAGCGCGCGCTCCAGGGCCCCGGCGTGCAGCTCCTTCACCTCGGCGGCGTCCGCATCCAGCAGGGGCTGGCCATCCACGGCGAGGGTGATCCGGGAACCGCCTGTGGCGCCGATCTTGGCGCAGGGGACGCGGTGGGTGGCGCAGAGGGTGGCCAGGCTGCCTTCGGCCTCGGGGCTCACGCTCACCACGATGCGACCCGCCGTTTCGCCGAAGAGCAGGCTGTCCAGGCGCAGCGCGCCCCGGGTCAGCATGAGCTGGCAGCCCATGCCCTCACCGTCGTTCGCGCCAAACGCACTCTCCAGCGCCGTGACGAGCAGGCCGCCCTCGCTGGTGTCGTGGGCGCTGCGGATGAGGCCCAGGCGGATGCCTTCGCGCACGCAGGCCTGGAGCCGAAGCTCCTCGTCCAGGCGCAGCTCCGGACAGGCGCCCTGGATCTTGCCCGTGCGCAGCTTCAGATACTCGCTGCCACCCAGCTCGTCGCGGGTCTCGCCCAGCAGGAAGATGCCGTCATGCGCGGCCCGGAAGGCCGAGCCGCAGATGCGATTGCCCACCTTGGACAACGCGGTGGCATCCGGCGCGTCCACGGCCACCGGGCCCGCGCAGTCCTCGATGAGGCCCACGGCCGCGATCATGGGCGTGGGGAAGATGCTCTGGCCTTCGGTGTCGTTGTAGAGGCTGACGTTGCCGCTGACGATGGGCACGTCGAGCGCCAGGCAGGCCTGGCGGATGCCCAGGCAGCCCTGCTCGAAGGTCCACATGTTCTCGGGCTTCTCGGGGTTGCCGTAGTTCAGGCAGTCCGTGAGGCCGATGGGCTCGGCGCCCACGCAGGCGAGGTTGCGGCAGGCTTCGGCCACGGCGTGGGCCGCGCCCCAGAAGGGATCCAGGTAGCAGAAGCGGCTGTTGCAGTCGCTGCTCATGGCCACGGCCTTGCCCGTGTCCTGGCCCGCCTCATCCTTCACGCGGATGATCCCCGCATCGCCACGGCCCATGCCCAGCAGCGTGTTGCTGCGCACGGTGCCGTCGTACTGCTCGAAGATCCACCGCTTGCTGGCCACCGTGGGCTGCTGGACGAGCTGGCGCAGGGTGCGCTCCACTTCGGTGGGCTTGAGGTCCGCGGGCAGCGGCGCGGCGTTCACTGCGTCGAGGTAGCCCGGGCGCTGGCGGGGCCGGTCGTACTTCGGCGCCGCGTCCACCAGGGGCTGGATGGGCAGGTTGATGACGGGCTCGCCGTGCCAGCTGCCGATGAAGCGGCCGCTGTCGGTCACCTCGCCCACCACGCAGGCGTCGAGGCCCCACTTGTGCAGCACGGCGATGATCTTGTCCTCGCAACCGGGGCGGGCCACCAGCAGCATGCGCTCCTGGCTCTCGCTGAGCATGAGCTCGAAGGGCGTCATGCCCTCCTCGCGCATGGGCACCTGGTCCAGGCGGATCTCCAGGCCCGTGCCCGCGCGGCTGGCCATCTCGAAGCTGCTGGACGTGAGGCCCGCGGCGCCCATGTCCTGGATGCCGATGACCCAGTCGGTCTGGAAGATCTCGAGGCAGGCCTCGAGCAGCAGCTTCTCCGTGAAGGGATCGCCCACCTGCACCGTGGGGCGCTTCTCCTCGCTGCCCTCGCCGAACTCCGCCGAGGCCATGCTGGCGCCGTGGATGCCGTCGCGCCCGGTCTTCGAGCCGATGTACATCATCTTGTTGCCGATGCCGGAGGCGAAGCCCTTGAAGATCTTGTCGCTGCGCAGCACGCCCAGCGTGAACGCGTTCACGAGGATGTTGCCGTTGTAGCTGGCGTCGAAGGCGCAGTCGCCGCCCAGCATGGGGATGCCCATGCAGTTGCCGTATCCGGCGATGCCCGCCGCCACGCCCTTCACCAGGCCCTTCATGCGGGGAGCGTCGATCTCCCCGAAGCGAAGCGAGTTCAGGTTGGCCAGGGGCCGGGCGCCCATGGTGAACACGTCGCGCAGGATGCCGCCCACGCCGGTGGCCGCGCCCTGGTAGGGCTCGATGAAGCTGGGGTGGTTGTGGCTCTCCATCTTGAAGGCCACGGCCCAGCCGTCGCCGATGTCGACCACGCCCGCGTTCTCGCCTGGGCCCTGGATGACGCGGGGGCCTTCCGTGGGCAGGTTCTTCAGGTGGACGCGGCTGGACTTGTACGAGCAGTGCTCGCTCCACATGGCGCTGAACACGCCCAGCTCGGGATAGGTGGGCATCCGCCCGTCCAGCAGGCGCAGGAGCACCTGCCACTCATCCTTCGAGAGGCCCAGCTCCAGAGCCAGGGATTCAGTGACGGCCGGTTCGTGGGCAACGGACATGGAGGCTCCGGAAGCCTTGATTCTAGCGGTTCCGGGGGCTCCAGACGAGGCTTGACATCCGTACCCGGAATGTCCGCTTCCCTCGGGAATCCCTTTCCGTACACTGGAAAGTCACGCCTTCGGAGCCCATGACCCCTCCCCGCACCCTGCTCACCTACAGCGCCCCCCGCAGCGGCTTCGGGGACGAGTGGATGACCTTCCTGCCCATCGGGCTGGGCTACCTGCAGGCCATGCTCAAGGCCCGGGAGCTGCCCTGCCGGGTGGCGAACCTGAGCGGCAAGGGTCGGAAAGAGGCCCTGGCCTACTTCAAAGCCCAGAACCCGCAGGTGGTGGGCGTGTCCATGTTCACCTTCAACCGGAAGCGCTCCTACGAGCTGCTGGCCTGGGCCCGGGAGGCCTGCCCCGGCGCCGTCCTGCTGGCCGGGGGCCCGCACCCCACGCACCTGGCCGAGGAAGTCTTCGAGGACTGCCCGGCCCTGGATGCCATCGTGCAGGGCGAGGGTGAGGCCGTCCTGCTGGGCATCGCGGAGCGCCTCCAGACCGCTCCCGGTTCGGATCTTTGGAAGCGCACGCCGGGCCTCATCCTCCGCGACGGCCGCACCCTGCCCCAAGCACCGCTGGAGGATCTGGACGCCATCGGCATCCCCGCCGAGCACCTGGAGGCGGACTTCCTGAACGACGTGGGCCAGCTGGCCTACCTCAGCACCAGCCGCGGCTGCCCCGCCACCTGCAACTTCTGCAACACGCCGGAGTTCTGGGGCACGTCCATCCGCTTCCGCAGCGCGCCCTCCGTGCTGCGCGAGATGCGACTGCTGCGCGAGCAGCACGGCCTCACCTACTTCAGCTTCCGGGACGACACCTTCACCGCCAACCGCGACCGGGTGCTGACGCTGATGAAGGGCATCCAGGAGAGCTGCCTCCATCCCCTGTGGAACTGCCAGAGCCGCGTGAACCTCGTGGACGAGGACCGCCTGGTGGCCATGAAGCGCGCCGGCTGCGAGTTCATGCAGTTCGGCGTGGAGCACGGCAGCGAGCGCGTGCTGCAGCTGCTGGACAAGGGCACCAACCTGCGACATGCGCGAAGGGCGCTGGGCCTGGTGCGCAAGGTCGGCATGAACCTGGGCATCTACCTCATCACGGGCATCCCCGGCGAGACCTGGGCCGACGTGGAGGAGACCGCCGCCTTCATCCGCGACACGCGGCCCCAGGACTGCCAGATCAGCCCCCTGGCCCTCTACCCCGGCACCCGCATGTTCGACCAGTACCGCGCCGAGGGCCGCATCCAGAAGGACTTCTACCGGGCCAGCGGCGACGCCGAGATCTTCGCGCGGGTGGACGCCCACACGGAAAAGGCCCTGCGCCACATCGACCACGTCGCCCAGCAGGCCCGCGCGAAGTCGCGGTTCACGCCCGCCGAGTTCGCCGAGCAGAAGGCCTGGCTGGGCTTCTGCGCCGTCACCAACCTGCTCTGCGGCGAGGCCGCCGAGGAGGAGGGCCGCTTCACCGAGGCCGAGGCGGAGTACGCCGAGATCATCGCGAAGGAACCCGCCAACCCCTGGGGCTTCATGAAGCGGGCCCTGCTGCGGGAGAAGCTCGGCCGGGTCGATCAGGCCCGCGCCGACCTCGCCGAGGTGCTGGCCCTCGCCCCCGGCAACCCCGAGGCCACGGAGCTGGCCGCCCTCTGGGGCCTGAAGCAGCACAAGACGCGGGCGAAGAAGCCCGCCCACGGCCCCACGGCCGAGATGAAGGGCGCCGAGGCCTACCTCAGCCGGCCAAAGATGTAGTGGGAAGCCTCCCCAAGAGCTAAACGGAGTCCGGCTGAGCCGGACTCCGTGCGGGGGTCCGGGGGTTCCCCTTGCAACGCATGCGTTGCGAGGGGAACCCCCGGAGAGTATCAATCATCGTGCTTCAGGTTCGGGCTGCGCTCGAGGACGATGAGCACCAGCCGCTCCAGCTGGTCCACCATGAGGAAGCGGAGGGTCGGATCCTTGGGGCCCGTGTGGCCCGGTTCGCCGCCGCCCCGCAGGACGAAGAAGGGGCCCGAGTGTTCGAGGCGCGAGATCCGCTTCCAGAGCAGGCGTCCGGCGCCCAGCTTGCGGGCCAGGGGCGCCGGCAGGGCGTTGTGCTCCACGGCCAGGCCCAGTTCATCCACCAGCACCTGGGAGCCCTCCACCAGCAGCAGGCCGAAGAGCGTGCCCAGGAGGAGCAGGCTCCCGGCCACCACGGCGCCGATGGCGGCGATCACCGCGACCCAGAAGGACCAGGTGGGTTCGCTGGCGGCCTCGGCCACCTTCAG
Coding sequences within:
- a CDS encoding DUF2203 domain-containing protein — protein: MGRIFTLDEARALMPQVKAVTEPVYTLAASLAEELTHAEEAQDERRAEELRDRLQTLVKSWQQSMQDLEADVKGLWLVDFDSGDGYWCWAYPEEALDHWHSYEGGFRSRVPADQRPGVQA
- a CDS encoding MGMT family protein, with product MPKPLPAKRIEPTAPPGDFRVAVLAVVAQIPEGCLASYGQVALLAGFPQRPRQVGMVLSGLPEGTDLPWHRVVNTRGYVPSRGRWWGAFEQIGRLRDEGIEVDDQGNLDLEAHRWDGVERKPKVAAKRPGARKKA
- the purS gene encoding phosphoribosylformylglycinamidine synthase subunit PurS; the encoded protein is MKVRVSVQLKPGILDPQGKAVEQGLHGFGFEVEHVRIGRLIELDVPGTDVAEVKAKAQAMCDKLLVNPVMEKASIEVL
- the purQ gene encoding phosphoribosylformylglycinamidine synthase subunit PurQ encodes the protein MRVAVPVFPGSNCDHDALHACGTVMGWETIPVWHQETRLPEHTDLVFVPGGFSYGDYLRCGAIAALAPIMADVKRHADNGGLVLGVCNGFQILCEAQLLPGALLRNESLRFIHADVHLRVERTDLPFTRAMKAGEVFRVPIAHAEGNFTLDPADLTDLEARGGVALRYCSAQGEIGADHVPNGAMNGIAGIVNVRGNVLGMMPHPERAVDPKLGPTGGLGMFRSLEAAFSRA
- a CDS encoding AraC family transcriptional regulator encodes the protein MSESEAKNLQTYTSGPLRLAVLKRDPVPAKLLPARDAWTLLQPTHAVRVCTSEDREEGVIRSGDLALLLPGFGHTLKRHHANAPFGFTALFMEGPFPEPLLSSLQNPPRKWQESSFAVLRSLSLKQLFSIFSQELANPDGVQLMTRELFLILLGAELSRLTEKEDRGRFPYRLNRSTLQLVLDHMEVHIGSKNSVPELATMARCTPDHFIRLFREATSTTPHQYLIERRLQRAVTLLANGERPSDVAKILGFYDASAFTRAFKRRFGVPPSEYAQEAYDRQFPKK
- a CDS encoding Ada metal-binding domain-containing protein codes for the protein MNRALLALLLAASMVAVAQEPKAKPAEPKTAAELKAEKKAEKKAKKAEAEKKAADTKAAAAAKPAAAKTAAELKAEKKAEKKAEKEAKKAEAEKKAAEAKAAAAKPAPTPAAKPAPAPAAKPAPAPAPTPAAAKPAPMAAPAAAAAAKAATPKAAATSTAIIANKDSKIYHRADCKLASKMKEANKTSFASAAEADKAGYKACKVCKP
- a CDS encoding amidase, which gives rise to MPHRDDSMTFDRRAFLGAGLAAGAAALVGGDLKAASTQKGLVLEEATVDGLQAGMAAGRWTAVELVKRYQARIRALDKTGPKLNAVIELNPDALAIAKALDAERKAGNVRGPLHGIPVLIKDNLDTADRMKTTAGSLALADAPPPKEDAFVVKRLREAGAVILGKTNLSEWANFRSTRSSSGWSGRGGQTRNPYALDRSPSGSSSGSGAAAAASLCAVAVGTETDGSIVSPSNANGLVGLKPTVGLVSRSGIIPISATQDTAGPMARTVRDAALLLNALVGADPKDAATGDPGARREKDYTQFLADEGLKGARLLVAKNLLGVHAHVDAVLQPALGLLKARGAVLVEVELKSAAYDDAEFEVLLYEFKAGLSAYLGGRGGAVRDLATLMAFDEREKAREMPFFGQEILVQAQAKGPLTDPAYRKALETCAQARKDILGLLEKHAAQAIVAPTGGPAWLIDHLNGDSSSLSFSSPAAVAGCPHITVPAGFASGLPVGLSFVSAPWQEGTLLKLAYAFEQASKARRPPRFAPSCLASR
- the purL gene encoding phosphoribosylformylglycinamidine synthase subunit PurL; translation: MSVAHEPAVTESLALELGLSKDEWQVLLRLLDGRMPTYPELGVFSAMWSEHCSYKSSRVHLKNLPTEGPRVIQGPGENAGVVDIGDGWAVAFKMESHNHPSFIEPYQGAATGVGGILRDVFTMGARPLANLNSLRFGEIDAPRMKGLVKGVAAGIAGYGNCMGIPMLGGDCAFDASYNGNILVNAFTLGVLRSDKIFKGFASGIGNKMMYIGSKTGRDGIHGASMASAEFGEGSEEKRPTVQVGDPFTEKLLLEACLEIFQTDWVIGIQDMGAAGLTSSSFEMASRAGTGLEIRLDQVPMREEGMTPFELMLSESQERMLLVARPGCEDKIIAVLHKWGLDACVVGEVTDSGRFIGSWHGEPVINLPIQPLVDAAPKYDRPRQRPGYLDAVNAAPLPADLKPTEVERTLRQLVQQPTVASKRWIFEQYDGTVRSNTLLGMGRGDAGIIRVKDEAGQDTGKAVAMSSDCNSRFCYLDPFWGAAHAVAEACRNLACVGAEPIGLTDCLNYGNPEKPENMWTFEQGCLGIRQACLALDVPIVSGNVSLYNDTEGQSIFPTPMIAAVGLIEDCAGPVAVDAPDATALSKVGNRICGSAFRAAHDGIFLLGETRDELGGSEYLKLRTGKIQGACPELRLDEELRLQACVREGIRLGLIRSAHDTSEGGLLVTALESAFGANDGEGMGCQLMLTRGALRLDSLLFGETAGRIVVSVSPEAEGSLATLCATHRVPCAKIGATGGSRITLAVDGQPLLDADAAEVKELHAGALERALG
- a CDS encoding B12-binding domain-containing radical SAM protein, with product MTPPRTLLTYSAPRSGFGDEWMTFLPIGLGYLQAMLKARELPCRVANLSGKGRKEALAYFKAQNPQVVGVSMFTFNRKRSYELLAWAREACPGAVLLAGGPHPTHLAEEVFEDCPALDAIVQGEGEAVLLGIAERLQTAPGSDLWKRTPGLILRDGRTLPQAPLEDLDAIGIPAEHLEADFLNDVGQLAYLSTSRGCPATCNFCNTPEFWGTSIRFRSAPSVLREMRLLREQHGLTYFSFRDDTFTANRDRVLTLMKGIQESCLHPLWNCQSRVNLVDEDRLVAMKRAGCEFMQFGVEHGSERVLQLLDKGTNLRHARRALGLVRKVGMNLGIYLITGIPGETWADVEETAAFIRDTRPQDCQISPLALYPGTRMFDQYRAEGRIQKDFYRASGDAEIFARVDAHTEKALRHIDHVAQQARAKSRFTPAEFAEQKAWLGFCAVTNLLCGEAAEEEGRFTEAEAEYAEIIAKEPANPWGFMKRALLREKLGRVDQARADLAEVLALAPGNPEATELAALWGLKQHKTRAKKPAHGPTAEMKGAEAYLSRPKM